In Oscillatoria sp. FACHB-1407, a single genomic region encodes these proteins:
- a CDS encoding type IV pilin-like G/H family protein, producing the protein MKTELKAKFLQHLIERKEGDKGFTLIELLVVIIIIGILSAIALPSFLNQANKARQSEASTYVGSINRGQQAYFLEKNQFGNLSNLELGISDTKNYTYASKPGGSGTTSEAVTTASPIATLKGYAGRVWVGVGSDNTATTLAILCEGTSPSLTPTVSGKTACP; encoded by the coding sequence ATGAAAACCGAATTGAAAGCGAAGTTCCTTCAGCACTTGATTGAGCGTAAAGAAGGTGACAAAGGTTTCACTCTGATTGAACTGCTCGTTGTTATCATCATCATCGGTATTCTCTCAGCGATCGCTCTGCCTTCCTTCTTGAACCAGGCAAACAAAGCTCGTCAATCTGAAGCTTCCACCTATGTTGGTTCCATCAACCGGGGTCAGCAAGCTTACTTCCTTGAAAAGAACCAATTTGGTAACCTGTCTAACCTGGAACTGGGTATCAGCGATACCAAGAACTACACCTATGCTTCTAAGCCCGGTGGATCTGGTACAACTTCTGAAGCAGTTACCACAGCTAGCCCCATCGCAACTCTGAAGGGCTATGCAGGTCGTGTATGGGTTGGCGTTGGTAGCGACAACACGGCTACTACACTGGCAATCCTCTGTGAAGGTACTTCTCCTTCCTTGACTCCTACCGTATCTGGTAAGACTGCTTGCCCATAG
- a CDS encoding class I SAM-dependent methyltransferase, translating into MDNLTPEKLERIRQQFDFAPYPRVPLDKSPREDYHSLFLHNMVTPYYLRHQRVVDTNGALIMDAGCGSGYKALTLALSNPGARVVGVDLSPASVELADLRLKHHGITNAEFHAIALEDLPELGLKFDFINCDETLYLLPNPTLGLTALRSVLKPDGIIRGNLHSYFQRENFYQAQDLFRMMGLMDGNPEEFEIGIVTETMKTLKNDIRLKVQAWGPRYEAGDHPDQVMAEILANHLLLEDKGFTIPQLFAMFAEAGLEFISMVNWLQWQLPSLFKDPTQLPPRWQALLDKTSVAEQLHLFELLHPVNRLFDFWCGHPRQSNPPTPVAQWDEATWQRCTVHLHPLLRIDPVREHLKACIDASTAFEISRYIKLSAPGAVMLDSPLAATLLPLWEQPQPIQALVHRYLQIRPLHPATLEPVAEQTAFQEVKQLLEQLEAFCYVLLEPK; encoded by the coding sequence ATGGATAACCTAACCCCCGAAAAGCTGGAAAGGATTCGGCAGCAGTTTGACTTTGCCCCCTATCCTAGGGTGCCCCTGGATAAATCACCCCGAGAGGACTATCACTCGCTGTTTCTACACAACATGGTGACGCCCTACTATCTGCGGCACCAACGGGTGGTTGATACGAATGGCGCATTAATTATGGATGCGGGATGTGGCAGTGGTTACAAAGCATTGACGTTGGCGTTGTCCAACCCTGGGGCGCGTGTGGTCGGGGTGGATCTATCCCCCGCATCGGTTGAACTGGCAGATCTGCGCTTGAAACACCACGGTATCACCAATGCCGAATTTCACGCGATCGCCCTCGAAGATCTACCGGAGTTGGGGCTAAAGTTTGATTTCATTAACTGTGACGAAACGCTGTATCTATTACCCAATCCCACATTAGGGTTGACCGCTCTGCGATCGGTGCTCAAACCTGATGGCATCATTCGGGGTAACCTGCATAGTTACTTTCAACGAGAAAACTTTTACCAGGCTCAAGACCTGTTCAGAATGATGGGGTTAATGGACGGTAACCCCGAAGAGTTTGAAATTGGGATTGTCACTGAAACCATGAAAACTCTCAAAAATGACATTCGGCTCAAAGTTCAGGCATGGGGACCGCGCTACGAGGCAGGCGACCATCCCGATCAGGTCATGGCAGAAATTCTGGCAAACCATCTGCTCCTGGAAGACAAAGGCTTCACGATTCCTCAATTATTTGCCATGTTTGCGGAGGCAGGCTTGGAGTTCATCAGCATGGTGAATTGGCTGCAATGGCAACTGCCAAGTCTGTTTAAAGATCCCACTCAGTTGCCTCCCCGCTGGCAAGCTCTGCTCGACAAAACATCCGTCGCCGAACAGTTACACCTGTTTGAATTGTTACATCCGGTCAATCGACTGTTTGATTTTTGGTGTGGCCATCCCCGGCAAAGTAATCCTCCAACTCCAGTCGCTCAATGGGATGAGGCAACCTGGCAACGCTGCACGGTTCACCTCCATCCTCTTTTACGCATTGACCCTGTGAGAGAGCACTTGAAGGCTTGTATCGACGCTTCAACAGCGTTTGAAATCAGTCGATATATCAAACTCTCGGCTCCGGGTGCAGTCATGCTGGATAGTCCTTTGGCTGCCACGCTGTTACCCCTCTGGGAGCAACCCCAACCCATACAGGCTCTTGTTCACCGCTATCTTCAGATCCGCCCGCTGCATCCAGCTACGTTGGAGCCTGTAGCCGAACAAACAGCCTTCCAGGAGGTGAAGCAACTGCTAGAACAACTGGAGGCGTTTTGCTATGTCCTGCTAGAGCCCAAATGA
- a CDS encoding class I SAM-dependent methyltransferase yields the protein MDSQVSESLEKLRRLFDHAPFPRIPLEESPKTNDNLLYKHNLITPYYLKYQRVIDTTNTVILDAGCGSGFNALTLAEANPGATIIGIDISDASIQLARERLKYHGFDSAEFHVLAIEDLPTLGLEFDYINCDETLYLVPDPLGALNVMRSLLKPQGILRLNLHSALQRRNFYRGQALFKLMGLMEDSTDDAIEGVIETMSALKDDVRLKTTTWKGEWAKPDNHGQILANHLLVGDKGFTIPDLFALLEAADLEFLSMVNWRHWDVTDLFQDPDNLPAIWAMSLEGASIAERLRLYELLHPVSRLLDCWCTLPDADGDQRPVDEWTDADWQAAVIHLHPQLRHDHAKTELITSIVNTKPFEISKFVDLPTLAPVLLQSHQAACLLPLWESPQSLMTLVDRFLQVQTRDPITLDPTSTEVAIAEVKRLLNQLHPFLYVLLEQPHHG from the coding sequence ATGGACAGTCAAGTCTCCGAATCCCTAGAGAAACTTCGCCGCCTGTTTGATCACGCCCCCTTCCCTCGAATCCCCCTCGAAGAATCCCCCAAAACAAACGATAATCTGCTCTACAAGCACAATCTAATCACACCCTACTATCTGAAATACCAGAGGGTAATTGATACTACAAACACAGTGATTCTGGATGCAGGCTGTGGCAGTGGTTTTAATGCACTCACCCTGGCAGAAGCGAACCCTGGTGCCACCATTATTGGGATTGATATTTCAGATGCCTCGATTCAGTTAGCAAGAGAGCGGCTAAAGTATCACGGATTTGATTCCGCTGAGTTTCATGTCCTGGCGATCGAAGACCTACCCACATTGGGACTTGAGTTTGACTATATTAATTGCGATGAGACGCTCTACTTAGTTCCCGATCCTCTCGGCGCATTAAATGTGATGCGATCGCTCCTGAAACCCCAGGGGATCTTGCGGCTAAACCTGCACAGTGCTCTGCAACGCCGCAACTTTTATCGGGGGCAAGCTCTATTTAAACTGATGGGGTTGATGGAGGATTCGACGGATGACGCCATTGAGGGTGTGATCGAAACCATGAGTGCCTTGAAGGATGATGTCAGACTCAAAACCACAACCTGGAAAGGGGAATGGGCAAAACCAGACAACCATGGGCAGATCCTGGCAAATCATCTCCTGGTAGGGGATAAAGGGTTCACCATTCCTGATTTGTTTGCTCTGCTGGAGGCAGCCGATCTGGAGTTCCTCAGCATGGTGAACTGGCGACACTGGGATGTGACCGATCTGTTTCAAGACCCCGACAATTTACCTGCGATTTGGGCAATGAGTCTGGAGGGAGCGTCGATCGCCGAACGGTTACGCCTCTATGAGTTGCTCCATCCGGTCAGTCGCTTGTTAGATTGTTGGTGTACACTGCCCGATGCGGATGGCGATCAGCGACCCGTTGACGAGTGGACAGATGCCGATTGGCAAGCGGCAGTGATTCATCTCCATCCTCAACTCCGACACGATCACGCCAAAACCGAGTTAATCACGAGTATCGTCAACACCAAACCTTTTGAAATTAGCAAATTTGTCGATCTGCCGACCCTGGCACCTGTGTTGTTGCAGAGTCACCAGGCTGCCTGTCTGTTGCCGCTTTGGGAGTCACCCCAATCTTTGATGACGCTGGTCGATCGCTTTTTACAGGTGCAGACCCGTGATCCCATTACCTTAGACCCGACAAGCACCGAAGTGGCGATCGCCGAAGTCAAGCGTCTCCTCAATCAATTACACCCATTTCTCTACGTCTTGTTAGAACAACCCCACCATGGATAA
- a CDS encoding M16 family metallopeptidase has product MTALLTTSEFPARLHKLDNGLTVLHQYISATPVVAVDVWVRAGAIAEPEQWVGMAHFLEHMIFKGTDDLPPGYFDQVIENRGGITNAATSHDYAHYFINTTAAHLPDTLPCLAELLINAAIPEDEFWRERDVVLEEIRQAEDDPDWLGFQALMESVYQCHPYGRSVLGSAEQLLARSPEEMRCFHRAHYQPENMTVVVVGDVDEDTTLRLVEQAFHRFPTRPHLPSLSIEAEPPITEIRRQELHLPRLEQARLLMGWVGPGVDQLRSAYGLDLLSVVLAGGRSSRLVRELREERQLVQGVSSGFSLQRDSSLFTIHAWLEPEYVDVVEGIIGDRLSELMTQPISDAELARHKRLLCNDYAFSTETSSQLAGLYGYYNTIAQADIAVQYPKQIRSFEAQELQQLASQYLSPYHYAAVVLKPLPM; this is encoded by the coding sequence TTGACTGCACTTCTAACAACGTCAGAATTTCCGGCTCGTCTCCATAAATTGGATAATGGGCTGACGGTTCTTCACCAATATATTTCTGCCACGCCTGTGGTAGCCGTGGATGTGTGGGTCAGGGCTGGGGCGATCGCTGAGCCAGAGCAGTGGGTCGGCATGGCTCACTTTTTAGAGCACATGATCTTTAAGGGCACGGATGACCTGCCTCCAGGCTACTTTGATCAGGTGATTGAAAATCGGGGTGGCATCACCAATGCAGCAACCAGCCACGATTATGCTCACTATTTCATCAACACCACCGCTGCTCATTTGCCTGACACGTTGCCCTGTTTAGCAGAGCTATTGATTAATGCCGCTATCCCAGAAGATGAGTTTTGGCGCGAGCGAGATGTGGTTTTAGAGGAGATTCGTCAGGCGGAAGATGACCCGGACTGGTTAGGATTTCAGGCATTGATGGAGAGCGTTTATCAGTGCCATCCATACGGACGATCGGTGTTGGGCAGTGCGGAGCAACTGCTGGCGCGATCGCCCGAAGAGATGCGCTGCTTTCACCGGGCACACTATCAACCCGAAAACATGACGGTAGTGGTGGTCGGCGATGTGGATGAAGACACCACCCTGAGATTAGTGGAACAAGCATTTCACCGCTTTCCGACTCGTCCCCATTTGCCTTCTCTCTCCATTGAAGCAGAGCCTCCGATTACCGAAATTCGTCGCCAGGAATTACACTTGCCCCGGTTAGAACAGGCACGTTTATTAATGGGTTGGGTGGGTCCAGGGGTCGATCAGTTACGGAGTGCCTATGGACTCGATCTGTTGTCGGTGGTGCTGGCTGGTGGGCGATCGTCGCGTCTGGTGCGCGAATTGCGGGAAGAGCGGCAGTTGGTGCAAGGGGTCAGCAGTGGCTTTTCGTTGCAGCGCGATTCTAGCTTGTTCACGATTCACGCCTGGTTAGAGCCGGAATATGTGGATGTGGTCGAAGGCATCATTGGCGATCGCCTCTCTGAGTTGATGACCCAACCCATCAGCGATGCCGAATTAGCTCGCCACAAACGCTTGCTCTGCAATGACTACGCCTTCTCAACGGAAACATCAAGCCAACTGGCGGGTCTGTATGGGTATTACAACACCATTGCTCAAGCAGACATAGCCGTTCAGTATCCCAAGCAAATTCGCAGTTTTGAGGCACAGGAACTACAACAACTGGCAAGTCAATATCTGTCGCCCTACCACTACGCGGCTGTCGTGCTCAAGCCACTTCCAATGTAG
- a CDS encoding M16 family metallopeptidase — MPVNLYVAQTLQNRNVHRAVLENGMTVLTVENPAADIIAARIFIRAGSRYEVAAQTGISHLLSAVITKGTANFSSQQIAEQVESVGASLGTDAASDYCLLSLKTVSADFVEMLKLAAEILRSPIFPAPEVELERRLTLQGIRSMQEQPFAIGQNQLRQAMYQQHPYAFSGLGTEATVSQLTQADLQTYHQTYFRPDNLVISIAGRILPEEAIALVDQVFGDWHPPQQDGQILPLPSPELPPVTSDPRPVITVQETQQAILMLGYLAPAVKNADYAALKLLSTYLSNGLSSRLFVELREKQGLAYEVSGFYPTRLDTSHFVVYMGTAPINTAVAIEGLRREVDRLSQTLLSADELQASKNKLLGQYALGKQTNAQIAQTFGWYETLGLGIEFDQTFQQAIANVTAEAAQDAACRYLGEPYLSFVGPAIAVDALSVITSPQ; from the coding sequence ATGCCCGTAAATCTATATGTGGCGCAGACGCTACAGAACCGTAATGTGCATCGTGCCGTTTTAGAAAATGGTATGACGGTTTTAACCGTTGAAAATCCTGCCGCTGATATCATTGCCGCCCGTATCTTTATTCGAGCTGGCAGTCGCTATGAAGTCGCTGCACAGACAGGCATCTCTCATCTTTTGTCGGCCGTCATCACTAAAGGAACGGCTAACTTCTCCTCACAACAAATTGCCGAACAGGTCGAGTCGGTGGGAGCCAGTCTGGGCACAGATGCTGCCTCAGACTACTGTTTACTGAGCCTCAAAACTGTCTCGGCTGACTTTGTCGAAATGTTGAAACTGGCTGCTGAGATTTTGCGATCGCCCATCTTTCCGGCTCCTGAGGTTGAACTTGAGCGACGGCTAACGCTTCAGGGCATTCGCTCTATGCAAGAACAGCCCTTTGCCATTGGTCAAAATCAGTTGCGACAAGCCATGTATCAGCAACATCCCTATGCCTTTTCAGGGTTAGGGACAGAGGCGACCGTGTCTCAACTGACACAAGCCGACCTGCAAACCTATCATCAAACCTACTTTCGTCCCGACAATTTAGTGATCAGTATTGCCGGACGAATCTTGCCAGAAGAGGCGATCGCCCTGGTGGATCAGGTATTTGGTGATTGGCACCCGCCTCAACAGGATGGGCAAATTTTGCCACTCCCCTCCCCGGAGTTACCGCCTGTCACCTCTGATCCCCGACCTGTCATCACAGTGCAGGAGACTCAACAGGCAATTCTCATGCTGGGATACTTGGCTCCAGCAGTCAAAAATGCAGACTATGCTGCCCTGAAATTGTTGAGCACCTACCTGAGCAACGGGCTATCTAGCCGTTTGTTTGTCGAGTTGCGGGAGAAACAAGGACTGGCGTACGAGGTGTCTGGGTTTTACCCGACCCGGCTCGATACTTCACACTTTGTGGTTTACATGGGCACTGCTCCCATCAACACCGCCGTGGCGATCGAGGGATTGAGACGCGAGGTTGACCGCCTCAGTCAAACTTTGCTCAGTGCCGATGAGCTGCAAGCCTCTAAAAACAAGCTATTGGGGCAATATGCCCTGGGCAAACAGACCAATGCTCAAATTGCTCAAACCTTTGGCTGGTATGAGACATTGGGCTTGGGTATTGAGTTTGATCAGACGTTCCAACAGGCGATCGCCAATGTCACGGCTGAAGCGGCTCAAGACGCTGCCTGCCGCTACCTGGGAGAACCCTACCTGTCTTTTGTTGGTCCAGCGATCGCCGTAGATGCCCTGTCCGTGATTACTTCCCCACAATAG
- a CDS encoding tetratricopeptide repeat protein → MGTSLEQQAAVCLAQADYAGAIALYSQAIEANSTLRSNYWYLGLAHVLDGDSWEAQAVWLSVLTNATPEEVDGWTAELRDILIEAAQTSTDAARLQQATQIYEQILELDEEQAPVHDQLGQVLALQGRLEEAIACWRRAIELAPDCVNTYLQLADVLQKIELFEEAASYYFNFLNRVSNDWYATYNLGLCLLHLNRSDDAIFYLNQSIQLNPNFVPQYGDLGIAWLKKTDLKKAISCWHQAIAINPDFAQYYIAWADSLNQESRLDQATAMNADLLRGLLHQPESLETYLALGKLLANHTALEKMGISDQVAIAAFETALEYDPNSAEAYLELGKQRLKLGQVDQAIAAFKQALSLESGSSEILLEMGKALVQNYQLEEAITCYERVIESNANLTEVYFHLGDALSLKGDKQAAIRAYQQKIQHQPEAYDTYDAYFRLGVLFAEQGQLSEAIAHFNQAIKLAPRLAHAVHTIWEKLQHKQPSLDLRSLPLPVDPPDGFYESTEEWAIAHQLEKSHYFPVHFNHPIQLKPPQTLEPSIDLRFRFGEVLELPNSFVAIVPQGRYWIDEWNRTAVITSDNKLLGDVSPDFPILSPNHPDKHPSKHSALTVQKLPFIQPIAGTVAVLSALFNDAYFHWMFDVLPRLELIRSSGIDLAKIDYFLVNQSLTFQQESLAQLGILSSQILEPKDYPHIRADQLIVPSFPGTISWMPEWTCHFLQHLFLDNTLIAQTKPIERLYITRHQTSNRRVINEAEVIEVLEQFGFQSVALESMTIAEQAALIHHAKVIVAPHGGGLTNIVFCQPGTKIIELFSPNYVYSCYWFISNLLQFEHYYLLGEVPLGFQFNHLLHPNARTEDILINITRLTDTLRLANVI, encoded by the coding sequence ATGGGCACAAGCTTAGAACAACAAGCTGCCGTCTGCCTGGCTCAAGCTGATTACGCAGGGGCGATCGCGCTCTATAGTCAGGCGATCGAGGCGAATTCAACTCTCAGAAGCAACTACTGGTATTTAGGCTTAGCTCATGTGCTGGATGGAGATAGCTGGGAGGCACAGGCAGTATGGCTGTCAGTCTTGACCAACGCCACCCCAGAAGAAGTCGATGGCTGGACGGCAGAACTGCGAGACATTTTGATAGAAGCGGCGCAGACATCTACAGATGCCGCCCGATTGCAACAAGCCACCCAGATTTATGAGCAAATTTTGGAACTGGATGAAGAACAGGCACCTGTTCACGACCAACTGGGTCAGGTGTTGGCATTACAAGGCAGATTAGAAGAAGCGATCGCCTGTTGGCGGCGGGCAATTGAGTTAGCTCCTGATTGCGTGAACACATATCTACAACTGGCAGACGTTCTACAAAAGATAGAGCTGTTTGAGGAAGCCGCTTCTTACTATTTCAACTTCCTGAACCGAGTCTCTAATGATTGGTATGCTACTTACAATTTAGGGCTTTGTTTGTTGCATCTAAATCGCTCAGACGATGCTATTTTCTATCTCAATCAGAGCATTCAGTTAAACCCTAATTTTGTCCCTCAATACGGGGATTTAGGCATCGCCTGGTTAAAGAAAACTGATCTCAAAAAAGCAATTTCGTGTTGGCATCAAGCGATCGCCATAAACCCTGATTTCGCGCAGTACTACATTGCCTGGGCAGACTCATTAAATCAGGAATCTCGGCTCGATCAAGCTACTGCAATGAATGCCGATCTTCTACGGGGATTGCTCCATCAACCAGAGTCCCTTGAAACCTACCTTGCCCTGGGCAAACTGCTAGCAAATCACACCGCTCTAGAGAAGATGGGGATTTCGGATCAGGTTGCAATCGCGGCGTTTGAGACGGCTTTAGAGTATGATCCCAATTCTGCTGAGGCATATTTAGAGTTGGGAAAACAACGATTGAAACTGGGTCAAGTCGATCAGGCGATCGCTGCATTTAAACAAGCCCTAAGCCTTGAATCTGGCAGTTCAGAAATTCTCTTAGAGATGGGTAAAGCCTTGGTACAAAACTATCAATTGGAGGAGGCGATCACTTGTTATGAGAGAGTCATTGAGAGCAATGCAAACTTGACAGAGGTCTATTTTCACCTGGGGGATGCGTTGTCCTTAAAGGGAGATAAACAAGCCGCCATCAGAGCTTATCAACAGAAAATACAACACCAACCAGAAGCATATGATACCTATGATGCTTACTTTCGGTTAGGCGTTTTGTTTGCAGAGCAGGGACAGCTTTCAGAGGCGATCGCCCATTTCAATCAGGCAATCAAATTAGCCCCTCGATTAGCACACGCTGTTCATACCATTTGGGAAAAACTTCAGCACAAACAGCCCAGTTTGGACTTGCGATCGCTGCCTTTGCCAGTTGATCCGCCCGATGGTTTCTATGAATCAACAGAGGAATGGGCGATCGCTCATCAATTAGAGAAAAGCCATTACTTCCCAGTTCATTTCAATCATCCCATCCAACTCAAACCACCCCAAACATTGGAACCCAGTATTGATTTGCGTTTTCGCTTTGGGGAGGTTTTAGAATTACCAAATTCCTTTGTGGCGATCGTTCCACAAGGACGTTATTGGATCGATGAGTGGAACCGTACGGCAGTCATAACATCGGATAATAAACTATTAGGAGATGTGTCACCTGACTTTCCTATTTTGAGTCCAAATCATCCTGACAAACATCCCAGCAAGCACTCTGCCTTGACCGTTCAAAAATTACCTTTTATACAACCTATTGCAGGAACGGTTGCTGTATTATCAGCCCTCTTTAATGATGCCTATTTTCACTGGATGTTTGATGTTCTTCCTCGGCTAGAACTCATCCGTTCTAGTGGAATAGATCTTGCAAAAATTGATTATTTTCTAGTTAATCAAAGCCTTACCTTTCAGCAGGAAAGCTTAGCCCAACTGGGTATTTTATCAAGTCAAATTTTAGAACCGAAAGATTATCCTCACATTAGAGCTGATCAACTAATCGTTCCCTCGTTTCCAGGAACAATTTCCTGGATGCCTGAATGGACGTGCCATTTTCTCCAACATCTCTTCTTAGATAACACTCTAATAGCTCAAACTAAACCCATTGAACGGCTTTATATCACCCGTCATCAAACGAGTAATCGTCGTGTGATTAATGAGGCTGAAGTCATCGAGGTATTGGAGCAGTTTGGGTTTCAAAGTGTGGCTTTAGAATCGATGACCATTGCTGAACAGGCTGCCCTAATTCACCATGCCAAAGTAATTGTTGCTCCCCACGGTGGAGGCTTGACCAACATTGTGTTCTGCCAACCGGGAACAAAGATTATTGAATTGTTCTCCCCCAACTATGTCTATTCGTGTTACTGGTTTATTAGTAATTTGCTCCAATTTGAGCACTATTACTTGTTGGGCGAAGTTCCTTTAGGGTTTCAATTCAATCATCTCCTGCATCCAAATGCTCGGACAGAGGATATATTAATCAACATTACTCGATTGACCGATACATTGAGGTTGGCAAATGTTATCTAG
- a CDS encoding tetratricopeptide repeat protein codes for MDLVNLHQQAAQHFVQNQYAEAIALYEQGIESSPQETSLYWHLGLAILLQGDEFAAQSTWLSILSQDDPEQSQSLAYELIAVLENAAQQRLQYADFVAAEKICRQILELDTTHEQAALNLGDVLFKQGKLDEAIACYQHLLQLKPNDTHLYNNLGVLFDLQGQFQEAMECYRAIIAIDPNNATAYYNLGQLLEQQGQSDEAIAHYQTVIQLQPDNVASYYNLGHLLDRHGRLEEAIAYYRVLITIDPDSPKAYSYLGFALSQQGKFDAAMAAYQQALDLNPDDPETHWYKAFLLLQLGNLTQGFAEFEWRWQLPGATKPHFSVPQWDGSPLQGRTILLHTEYGFGDTIQFIRYVDWVAERGGSVIVQCPPSLVRLLSSMPSIQHVIPMGMELPAFDVYAPLLSLPHLFKTTLDTIPQQIPYLAPPTQGTFTLEAPQNTHLKVGIAWAGNPDYPRDHSRSCSLQEFANLLTTPKVAFYSLQKGERVAELVDLPDAIAIQDLSGLLNDFANTAGAIAQLDLVITTDTAVAHLAGALGKPVWVLLSFVPDWRWLLDREDSPWYPTMRLFRQSQLGDWAGVFDRVTQALQQRLIESGL; via the coding sequence ATGGATTTAGTGAACTTACACCAACAGGCAGCGCAGCATTTCGTGCAAAACCAGTATGCGGAGGCGATCGCTCTCTATGAGCAGGGCATTGAAAGTTCCCCACAGGAAACCTCGCTCTATTGGCATTTGGGTTTAGCTATCCTGCTGCAAGGCGATGAATTTGCGGCACAATCTACTTGGTTGTCCATCTTGAGCCAGGATGATCCGGAGCAAAGCCAAAGCTTAGCGTATGAATTAATTGCAGTCCTGGAAAACGCTGCTCAACAACGGTTACAATACGCTGACTTTGTTGCTGCCGAAAAGATTTGTCGGCAGATTTTAGAGTTGGATACAACCCATGAGCAAGCTGCTCTCAATTTAGGGGATGTGTTGTTTAAACAGGGCAAGTTGGATGAGGCGATCGCTTGCTATCAACACCTACTTCAACTGAAGCCAAACGACACCCATCTCTATAACAACCTGGGAGTTTTGTTTGACTTACAAGGACAATTTCAAGAGGCAATGGAGTGCTATCGAGCCATCATTGCTATCGACCCCAATAACGCCACCGCTTATTACAACTTGGGGCAATTGTTAGAGCAACAGGGTCAGTCTGATGAAGCGATCGCTCACTATCAAACGGTGATTCAATTGCAACCTGATAATGTAGCTTCCTACTACAATCTGGGGCACCTACTCGATCGGCATGGACGATTAGAAGAGGCGATCGCGTATTATCGAGTCTTGATTACGATTGACCCCGATTCGCCCAAAGCGTATAGCTATCTAGGCTTTGCCTTGAGCCAACAAGGAAAGTTTGATGCAGCGATGGCTGCCTATCAACAGGCGTTAGACCTTAACCCTGATGACCCCGAAACACACTGGTACAAAGCCTTCTTGCTGTTGCAGTTGGGCAACTTGACACAGGGATTTGCTGAGTTTGAATGGCGTTGGCAATTGCCGGGGGCAACCAAACCTCACTTCAGCGTTCCCCAGTGGGATGGCTCACCCTTGCAGGGACGCACCATTCTGCTACACACCGAGTATGGGTTTGGCGATACGATTCAATTCATTCGCTACGTTGATTGGGTTGCAGAGAGGGGAGGAAGCGTGATTGTTCAGTGTCCTCCGTCCCTGGTTCGCCTCCTATCCTCCATGCCCTCGATTCAACACGTGATCCCCATGGGAATGGAGTTACCTGCCTTCGACGTTTACGCTCCCTTGCTCAGCCTGCCACACCTTTTCAAGACAACGCTGGATACTATTCCCCAACAGATCCCCTATCTGGCACCTCCTACCCAGGGCACGTTTACCCTCGAAGCCCCCCAAAACACACACCTTAAGGTGGGGATCGCCTGGGCAGGCAACCCCGATTACCCCAGAGATCACAGTCGCTCCTGTTCACTCCAAGAGTTTGCCAATTTACTAACAACCCCAAAAGTCGCCTTTTACAGTCTGCAAAAGGGAGAGCGGGTCGCAGAATTAGTTGATTTGCCCGATGCGATCGCCATTCAGGACTTGAGCGGATTATTGAATGACTTTGCCAATACAGCAGGGGCGATCGCCCAACTCGATCTGGTGATTACCACCGACACAGCAGTGGCTCATCTCGCAGGCGCATTAGGTAAACCCGTGTGGGTGCTGCTTTCGTTTGTTCCCGATTGGCGGTGGTTGCTCGATCGCGAGGATAGCCCCTGGTATCCCACCATGCGCCTGTTTCGCCAGTCACAACTGGGAGACTGGGCAGGGGTGTTTGACCGAGTAACGCAGGCATTACAACAGCGGTTGATCGAGTCAGGGCTTTAA